The genomic DNA atttttataccaaAGTCAACTTTTCCTTAATCATTCATTCTTTCATCAaccttttaataattatttcatatatttatataaaataaaaaaatatttttctattaaactGAACCAATCACTTCTCACCATccatatatacaaatttaattaagcTTTTCTATGTTtctatttcatatttaaaagaACATTATGCATCATCAACTcctttgatttatttttggaaaaaagctcatttagacgtatgtacttgtacaaatagctcacttagacgtatgtactaataaaaggtcatttaaacatatgtactatcaaaaattgggtcatttagcctctttttaGTAActatggttaacttttatttttaaatttatatatttattaattaaatattaatatattttctctctttccttttcattaattaaactagataatttattttattcttaaattttttattattttaaggaaaaaagctcacttagacgtatgtacttgtacaactagctcacttagacgtatgtactaataaaagttcatttaaacgtacgtactatcaaaaattggctcatttagcctcttttagtaaccatgtaaccatggttaacttttatttttaaatttaaatatttattaattaaatattaatatattttctctctttctcttttcatttattatttcatttattactaataaatgaatcctctatttttatttttatttctaattttttattatttctatatgagtatttatgattgattattttaattttattttatatatatgagcattcatcattaattatttgaactctatatttcttcttcttttttatattcacattaattattaattattttaaaattgtttgatcccaataattgaatataacaatgaaaattctttcaacaataaaaatccttcaacacaaaaataaattaattaataattaagaattgaataataataaaaactcattcatcaaacaccaaaagagtaataatcaaatattagacaaaacaattcctttactactaatataataatataagtcgtgaataaaaattaaataaaaaattattaatttcatttttatttatattaaactaaataagaaaaaaaccctttttcatttttattgtattaaattaaataagaaaaaacacttcaaaaaaaatttacagaaaaacataaaattcataaataagttgttaaattgttttaaaaaaataagaatttaagaaatataagaaataaaaactaataaaacaaaagatgaaatataaaaaagaaattaatattaaaataataaaaaaattaagaataaaataaattacttagtttaattaatgaaaaaggaggagagagaaaatatattaatatttaattaataaatatataaatttaaaaataaaagttaactatggttattaaaagaggctaaatgagccaatttttgatagtacatatgtttaaatgaccttttattagtacatacgtctaattgAGCtaattgtacaagtacatacgtctaattgagctttttccttattttaatattaacttctcttttatatttcatctttttctttattagtttttatttctcatatttcttaaattttcattttataaaaaaaattaacaacttatttataaattttctgttttcctataatattttttttgaaggattttttcttatttaatttaatataataaaaataaaaagggttttttcttatttattttaatataaataaaaatgaaattaataattttttatttaatttttattcacacttatattagtagtaaatgaattgttttgtctaatatttgattattactcttttggtgtttgatgaatgagtttttattattattcaatttttaattattaattaatttatttttgtgttgaaggatttttattgttgaaagaatttttattgttatattcatttattgggataaacaaatttaaaataattaataattaatataaatataaaaaaatatataaaaaagaagaagaaatatagagttaaaataattaataatgaatgctcatatatatatatataataaaattaaaataatcaatcataaatacttatttaaaaataataaaaaatgtataaaaaataaaaaaaaaatataaatggttcatttattagtaataaatgaaataataaatgaaaaggtaagagagagaaaatatattaatatttaattaataaatatataaatttaaaaataaaagttaaccatggttactaaaagaggttaaatgaaccaatttttgatagtacgtacgtttaaatgactttttattagtacatacgtttgattgagctagttgtacaagtacatacgtctaagtgagcttttttcctttattttttatacacatTATGCATCATCAACTcctttaatttatcaataaaaatattaaaatgatcttaaaaatgataaaaaaatattttaataattatctgtaaacaaatctcaaataaattacTTTCTTATGAAACAaacttttttcttaaataaatctttcaaaataaaataaaaaatcgatCAAATAGTTATACATTCACCTACAATCTTCAATACATTTTAGTGGAATCAAAATTGGGATCATACATATTTTCTAAACATTAATTTGGCATGAATTTAAAATTAGCATTTCATCTACAAGAATACACcaatgaatattataaaattaatgatttaatgTGAATTCACGATTAATTTTCTacctcaataaataaatatatattaataattatttttaaacaaatctcaaataactcttgtttttttttatcaaaaaaacatttttcttagATAAACCccaaataaatcttttaaaatctAAAGAATTCCCGAGAAATAGGAATCAAATTGAGCACGAACAACTTTTTAAACATTGATTTGGCATGAATTTGAAATTAACATTTCATCCAAAAGAATACACCAACCAATACTATAAAGGTTGATGATTAACTTTTACCTTACAAAAATGCATCCTTTAGTTAATTATCTTCATTTTGAAATATCAAATATGATTAGCATGGATAGGATGATAGTAGGAGAATCATACCATTCTTTTTGTTTCCATGTAGCCACAACATAAACAAACACCCAATTACTAAAACACTTGATCAAATCAATTAAGAACACACGTAATAATATCATCAAATCAAATCCTCACATAGACCAGATTTGTTATGTCCAAACCTAAAATCAATCCACCTCTTTTTCCATATTACATATAGCTTGCAAATTGAATCGTGAAAATTCTCCCTAGTAAATTGAAAGTCCCTTATCTTTGTCATAAGAGATTAGAATATATTGATGCAAATTAACACAAAAGGAAGTTGGGTTAATGGAATGATTCCACTAACATCAAAACTAAGGTAACTATAGATTCCTAGCTCACAAACTGATCATATTATTACTAAGATGGACTTCAATATCTCTTGGTAAGATCTACAGTTTCTGTCCTGGACATAAATCATCTCTTCTAAGCCATCACCTCTATcctctatattattattattattatctatcaACAACTTCatctttaacttttttatacATAGAAGTTTACCTTTCTTTCTGTTACCTCCATGCTGACAAAGTTGCCATGGCTCTGTTCTTCCATCCAAGGTATAAAGCTCCATTCATCTCTGCAATTTTATAATTCGGACTGAATTCTCTCAGCATGTCTTTCACCGCCATGCTCACATACGGGCTCAATCCACACTGTTGAAAACCGGCCATCATAATCCTCGCCCTCCATTTCCCAAACAGTTCGTGCCTTTCCACCCTCTCCTCTCCCTCGCACGCTATGATGTTCACGATATCACGAGCCACACAATGCTCCTCCGCGCTTATCCTCTTCTTCTCATCCTTTGTGCAACCCGCTTCTATCGATTCAAACATGGCCGTGTAATATTCCAAAGTCTCCAACACCCTTGGCATGAAAGAAGAAGTATTCGTATTCGATTCTTGTTCGACTAATGTCACCACTTTCGGAGAGAGGCTCTTCACCAGCCTTATCAATCTATCTCTATGGTTTGAAGTAGTTACGCTCTCGTCAGGCATGTGGTGAAGCATGAAAGGAAAATTCACAGCCACGGCTTCTCCCTCTCGGATTCCTAGGTTTTCGAGTTTCACCTCACATCCTGACATGGCAGCACCGTGGAATTCAAATGGGACTCTGCATGACCTGGCGACTTCTTTAAGCCTCTTTCCGACTATATCCATTCCTCCTCCGCGTGCGTGAAATGAATCGGAATCATCAACGCCAGTTACACGTATGAAAGGTGGCCCGCCTGGCCGGTTTGCGATCGATTGGATGAAGGCTATCCATTGGCTTCCTTGGGCGATGCAGAAATCGATTATGTGAATCCGATTCTCGGTTTGCATGGCTTCCCCAATGATGATATTGGCGGAAGTGTAGGCGAATTTGTAGTAAGGGCAGATATGGTATAGGACAGACATGTAGGACATGAGTTCAGACCCTGTTGGCTCGTTGCATTTCAACTTCTTGTAGATTATATTTCCAGAAGATAACAGCCTTGCTCTAAGGCCTTCCAAAACATAAGCAGCCAACCGCTGGAAAGGATCTCCTGAAACAGAAACCATGTTTTCTAGCGTCTCCATTAATCTTACTGCTTTCTGATATTCCTCATTCGATATTGCCAAGGCGCAGTCAATAAGAACGTGTTTCAAGTCTAGGGCCTCTAGACTATGGGTGGTTTCCATCAACTGACATGAGCTTGAGGTCTGACAACTGGTGCTGTCATTTTCTGAATCCATCAGTTTCTTCTCCAAATCTTTCAGTATGTTCCACATGTTATCATCCACAATTGAAATATTTGAAGAGCCGCTTACTGGGGAACTGTCGTTATTATCCCAAGAATGATTGGGCTCGGAAACACAAGATTGAGAAACTTCCTGCGAAAAGGGGCTCCGACTAGATGAGATGCTGGCTCCAGCAGGAGAATCGTACATCAAGTAACCAACTGCTGGAGATGACTCAAGGGTGAAGTACGAATCATCACATGTCTGGACAGAAATTTGGGTTGTTTGGGGGGTTTCAACCGGGGTgatattattgttgttgttcaGGATTTGGAAATCAGAGTAACAGTACTGATCCATTTGCTGGTGATAGTAACTGTGGATGTTGCCCTTACTTTGGGGCTGCTTAGACGTCCTCATCTCTCCGTCCAACAACTTATGTGGACAATAAATCACTGTACTATAATAAGACCAAAGGGTCCCCTACCAAGGAAGAATTGCAGCAAGTAAACCAAATCATAAAAACTTCAAATTCACCTCCCAATCCTGTACATGAAAATGGTCAAGGATAGATGAGATGACAGTACTTTCATTGATTAATGATAGTAGGTTTCTAGTGCATATTTTCAAGTGTGCAACTCTAAAATCATCAGTAAATTAACCAAAAGTCTCACTATCTGTCTTCCTGATGGAATCAGAAAAGATATCCAATGAATTGTTTTCTGACCAAAACCTAAAACCTAGACCTAGATCATATTTTCTTCATCATATGTATTCGTAAGTAGCAAAAGAGAGAAGACAACGAACATCAGACAGCaaagaacatcaaaatttcattaataaataactaatctcATTCATTATTTAACAACGACGGACAGATTTACGCTAAGAGAGTACAGAACAAGAACAGGCTTCAGAagagaatcaatcaatcaattgaGATGAGCAAATACGTAGAAATCACTGTAGATTTCAAACATCAACGAAATtgaaatcaatcaatcaatcagtcaATCAATCGGAAAGACATGAAAAGGAAGAGTTCGCATAACAATCAGTAACCGATCAGATACGCCAATTAACATTCAACAAAAGTAAAACATACAATTAGAACTAAAATCTCTCCCGCCACAAACAAGTGATGTAATACCTGAGCTTTGATGATTATCGCTGTTATCGGCGGCTATGGCGTTACGCTTCTCTCTCTTCTATCCTTTTGTCCTTCAATGATGATGAATCAGATTAGACTATTGCCTACCGAACTGTATTTATCGGCGAATGAAGCATCTAGGGAGCTCTTATATGGCCTCCTTTCAGTTACTCCACAGATTACCCCTATTCTTCCATGTAAATTACGAAATTTGCCCCTACAACCATCTATTAATGTCCAACCATGAAATATTAACTCTCAGCATTTAATTATCGACcctattattattgtatttatgTGCCACTATAAGTACAATATGGAcggtgaaatatatatatataaatatataatattgctGTTtgtaaaaattacaaaaatgagaaaaaatctTTAATTGTTATAACTGTTATAATGactaagatattatatattatttcatgataaaaaaatttggtTACTTTGATTTATTACTACAAAAGAATAACTTTtgtttaagataattttattgtcatataatgaaataagaaataatattttattgatattaaatAGTGTTATAGcttcataatttgtttttaagttagagttatcaaaattattactaaTCATATGTATGTTAGTTAAGCTATAATTCTGAGTATAGTAATGGTGGTTAATTATCATGTTAAGAACTAGTTTGATGTTgctattttactattttataaaaaaagaaaatatcacattttatttttggttttctgatttattaaatatttttttatattaagttataacatattttttcattaaaatttttttttttccaataaaacttaataaatttcttaaataacCTAACTTCAAACTAGCTCTAAGAGGTTGTTTGGttgtgggttttttaaaaaaatcaagagagagaaaaattaaataatgggtgataattttgagacgataatgattatttttgataaaaaaacttaaagggtaatgatatatataaataaaatataaaataataatttaaaatggataatattttagtattttggttaatgatttgagtgatgtgatAGATAAAAGGGGAGTGAagtgatatttaattttgaattgatttttttaataatccataacaaacaaggcctaagtgaattcattgatattttattttttatttatttttgataactTTATTCTAGAAGGAAGTCtccaattatttgattttataagtcaaactattcaatatttaataatacaatCTTATAGTACTCATTTATATCATAGAAACTTGAATGttgaattttttcttttagtactaaaaaaattgaatgttgatgtctttcaattaaaattattattataaataatgttatgttgtaaattaataatataattaattacgcAATTAATAGAGAATGAGTTAATTATAGCATCCCAAAACAAGGGGCCAATAGGTCAATGGGTCCACGCGGTTTAGGAGAGGGAAAATGTGAAGATGGCAAATAAGTAAATAAGCAGCAAATTAAAGGCATATACGTATGTACAAGAAGGCGTCAAATCAGTAATATTTCCTTCCTCATTCCACGAACCATCTGGGAAATGTGGATATGGCCTTTCCagattacatttatttattttatattctacttttatttattctctagtatcttgtttgatgttaaattattttaaaaaattattgaattaaaaataaataaatatatatatatacatccgataaaaaattaaattatttaaacttttagttttttaaaattatgatgtctttttatattttataaaattaaaattaatactattttatttgatgataaattgttattataaataaaaaaaatgtaaaaaaaaaaaacatcaaaccaTGCCTTACGGATCTTTGAATCGCTTCCACCGCTTGTGactttgttaatatattttttttattctataaaCTTGATCtagataatgattttttttttggccGATAGCCTTTCacgaaatgaaaataaattaaaattctataaaaaaaaagacaaaggcatcactaaaacattaaaattgtaataataatgtacttgtttttaaataaacttattttaaattaagcaaTAGGTTCTCACTCACGTGCTAAAGGTTGTTAAGTtcgaatatcaaaattcaaaatcactAGTGGACTGGACTCTTTGCTTTTGACTACTGCCATAATTAAAcccaatatatttaaattgtaattagttttttttttgtagtattagttcaaaagataataattaaattttttattagtacaAACTAACTATGGTTGACATGTATAGTTGCAATATAAAATACTAAACCTAACCAACGTATTAACCATTTTAAAAGACCAAATGCTTACTTCCAATTTCTTAATCTTCTTTTTATGATGCcacataaaataattagttttagtCTTGCCTAAACTACCTACCAATATATCCAAATTTTGATGttgattttgaaagaaaaatatatacaacTAATAAGATGacaatttaaattagttatagtatctagttaaaaaaataaataatatattattattattttttagttttatttttcttataattaaaatgtattctCTAAACAAAAACTTAGGTGACGTGATAAATAgatacaatataaaaaaatagattaatttgGGTAGGTTTTCAAGAAACAATTATGTGACCTCACTAAATTGGcaatgcaaatattgaaatatgtTCTACAGTTATGTGAATTTTATTGTAAGATTTGAGAATAATTGAGTTACTTTATTCCCATATTTGATAATGTTTCTATTTTGAATTGTGATTTGAtgttttgttaataataattgtgttttttattcttcttatttttattttgattggtGTGTTTTAATTTTGTACGTATAggaataacttattattaaaaataaaattagttgcaacccaaaagaataaaaagaaaaattaaaatgtgttGAGATTTTGTTAATTACACAAGAGATGAAAGATGTCttaacttagaaaaaaatccaaACATATAAGATGGACAGCATTAGAGGTAGGACTAGTAAAATTGAATGAGCAAAAAGGAAAATGGTGAAAGTTTGAATAAAGATTGATTGAGATATTGATTTGATTTCTCCTTAAAAAACGCTCATGAGGAATATGATTTTGCGAGTCGTGTTAATGATACgaaaaaatttatgtattatatgATTTTGATCAATTTGAATAAACTCTACCAATTGGAATGAATAATTTAGTTAGATGCAAAAGAATGTGTGGGTATGTGTGAAGAGAATCTTACTAGATTGGGATTCCAATTATTGAAGGCATCTACACTACACTTCATTTATCCCATTCTTTAAGGAATTGTTTTCTTTTGAACTACACTACTTGTTTTTTCAttcttaaattttgtaaatatatataaatataagaaaaaaatattatactcaaaattaaatttagatatttttaattaaatgaaaacatCATTATCAAAGACAATGTTGTATATTTTGGTTTCTTAAAGTCATTGATCTTGATCTACTCACTTCTTTTATTTCACTTGCATTTGTAACTAAGGGTATTAGAGCATCTCCAGCGCATGACCTGTGCCCGCATGGGACAGCGTGGAAAAGGGCAGGTCAttggtttttttcattttttgcattggAGATAGAAGCAAAAAGAGGGCAGTGCCCTCTATGCCGGTCATGCCCTCCTCTGACTTTttcatcattatataatataatatattatataatataggaatattagttatatatttaattataatatttttttcatactatttttaagtaacaatataataacattaaataaatatatattctaaagttttactataagataggaatattaattatatattaaattataataatattaattatatatttaattataaaaatattataatattttattatactatagaaatattaattatatattcttaaattttcctatatatgttatatattctcaaatttattcgtttttaatattataatatattttaaattataaaaatattttatattttctattaattatattaatatgttttaagggtgaaattttaaattctcctataatatatataatacaggaatattatttaattaataaatatatttttaaataaattaatatattttttattaattatattaacacgtgattttaaaatctcaaattttcctataatatagttataatataggaatattagttataatattcctatattataaattagttatttatttaaaatattataaataaaatttattatttagataagagggcgggcggaagcattggagtgttttgGACAACTATAATGTGTGCCCCTTTTTGCTGACGTGGAATattgatttcacaaaataagagggcagaAGTCTTGTGGGCTGCTGATGCTCTtaacttttttgttttgttCAGGTTACAATAactatatatgaaataattgtAACTAATTAGGTTTGACCTTTCTAAATTATAATCATGTGAGCCAGACAAAGAAGGGCttgttttcttttcattttaaaaacagACTTGAACTACCTAGGGctatttgataaaaatactactaatattatatcattagctatattttagatttgactAAAACATCCAAACTAATTTTTGTAACCGAGTTAATTCTAGCTAACATGACTCCCGATAGTCATAAGTCATAACCCTTTTATATAAGAGAATTCTTAATGAAAACACCAGAACTTAACCTTGACATCAATCAAATCCTAAAACTGTTGTCAAACATATTAATACACGTCTCAATTCAAATCCTAAATCATCAAAggagaaatttaaaaattataattcaaaaggATCTCTTTGAATTATTGAAAGCAACTATGATTTGGGTGTGACTCATTGAAAGCAACTAATTATAATTCTAAAGATGGTTTGACAAATATTGAGGAAGAATTATTAATCTTGAAACTCATCAAAGGAATTGGATTCTCAAATCTCTAAATAGCCTAGTTCATGGATGAGATCTAATTGCAAATGAGAATTcaactataaaaaaaagaaagatcaCTATCCAGATTGATTGAAGTTCTTCTCATGTCTCAAGTAATACAGGAATAGTGAGTATTCAAATAACTTCAGTTCCCCACCAAATAAAAAAGAGTATTGAAATACTTATTCATTGTTGGTATTCCATCTTATTGATTCCATCCTTCCTTCAGATCTGTAAGCATTTCCAGAACAGAGGCAGGAATCTGAATTTCTTGATGTTTTGTTATACAGGTGCTCATTTGAAAAGTGATCAATACCAGTCCCCTGGAATTCCTACAAAATTCAATTTGGTTGGTTAATTATCTGTTAAATAATCAGAAAACAGATGTTAAGAAGGCAGCAGACCTTAGATTTTTTCTTGATTGAATAAGGTGTTAAACATGGATTGAAATCCTTAAGCAGCAACAAATCATCTGGAGTTCCAGGTGTGAATCGTTCTTCCGAACTAAAATCCTATgattaattaaacaaatcatATGAGAAATGTAACACAAACAGCTCAGATAGATATAAATCTTGCAAAATTTACCAGAGAATTCAGGGTTTCTCTTTCATTTCTGGGTGTCTCAGGAGATCCATAATAAGTCCCACTATAGTAACCTCCCCTTGAAGAAGAATATTGATCTGCTTTCACCTATTCAAAAAAACTCAATCTTTTAAATTCAGCATTCCTGTTTTggatctaattaatttatcatcaaAGATAAGATCATACCTCTTGAAGATCTTCAGCTAGGCAGTTAATTTGGCCTGTAAGATCAGTGACCTGCCTCTGTAGAGAAGGGATTAGCTGTTTTGCTTGT from Impatiens glandulifera chromosome 9, dImpGla2.1, whole genome shotgun sequence includes the following:
- the LOC124914101 gene encoding scarecrow-like protein 13, which codes for MRTSKQPQSKGNIHSYYHQQMDQYCYSDFQILNNNNNITPVETPQTTQISVQTCDDSYFTLESSPAVGYLMYDSPAGASISSSRSPFSQEVSQSCVSEPNHSWDNNDSSPVSGSSNISIVDDNMWNILKDLEKKLMDSENDSTSCQTSSSCQLMETTHSLEALDLKHVLIDCALAISNEEYQKAVRLMETLENMVSVSGDPFQRLAAYVLEGLRARLLSSGNIIYKKLKCNEPTGSELMSYMSVLYHICPYYKFAYTSANIIIGEAMQTENRIHIIDFCIAQGSQWIAFIQSIANRPGGPPFIRVTGVDDSDSFHARGGGMDIVGKRLKEVARSCRVPFEFHGAAMSGCEVKLENLGIREGEAVAVNFPFMLHHMPDESVTTSNHRDRLIRLVKSLSPKVVTLVEQESNTNTSSFMPRVLETLEYYTAMFESIEAGCTKDEKKRISAEEHCVARDIVNIIACEGEERVERHELFGKWRARIMMAGFQQCGLSPYVSMAVKDMLREFSPNYKIAEMNGALYLGWKNRAMATLSAWR